Proteins encoded together in one Telopea speciosissima isolate NSW1024214 ecotype Mountain lineage chromosome 6, Tspe_v1, whole genome shotgun sequence window:
- the LOC122664557 gene encoding pentatricopeptide repeat-containing protein At4g39530-like: MIRTVCRSIIGAVRRFYYSHTHSTTLAECLLQNYSKPRSIRECKQIQANLIVLGNISEVYLTNTLLNFYSKCGDLSHARQLFDQTPQKNVVTWTSMITAYVHRGSFERALHLFVEMIHSGENPNQFTLSVVIRACTALSYIELGLQIHGLVIHLGLEKDEFAGSSLVDMYFKFGGCLDDACRIFDGLFRRDTVTWNVMISGFAQIHDSIEVCRLFSEMQVIDGLKPNDFTFTSLLKCCCCLREVEQIHGLVLKFGNESDVVVGSALVDLYGKCGNMGSGRKVLDSMAGKDGFVWSSVISGYARNDCGEEAVVLFRDMCRKGLKPDQHALSSALKACVEIRGIETGMQIHTQMIKNGYHADCFVSSVLLNLYTDFNYMDEAEKVFRSISDRDLVAWNSMIMGYAFVPEGSTACIKLYRELRQTFTLKPDEATVIAILKSCRSQTDLDLGLQIHADIVKFNLSCATLVGNGVINMYSKCMAVDDARKAFDTMIHKDEATWNSIIGSYVQNGIQLEALKLCKEMLAVGMSLSCFSLPLCITASSALAVMDLGKQFHSSVIKFGFDRDVYVGSSIIDMYAKCGNIEDSIKVFHELHDLNVVIFNALISGFAQHGRALEAIEVFKYMEKMNIIPNKITFLAVLSACSHVGLVEESILIFNLMCQSYGIEPEPEHYSCLVDAFGRAGRLEEASQLLQNSIGVSAWRTLLSACRNHGNLLIGEKSARKVMELEPDDHASYVLLSNVYSEAGRWEEAMVLRQKMANIGVQKDPGNSWLIIRDQVN, encoded by the coding sequence ATGATTCGAACTGTCTGTCGCTCTATAATCGGAGCTGTTCGCCGGTTTTATTACAGTCACACTCACAGCACCACTCTTGCCGAATGTTTATTACAAAATTATTCAAAGCCAAGATCAATCAGAGAATGCAAACAGATACAGGCGAACCTTATAGTTTTAGGGAACATTTCGGAGGTTTATTTAACAAATACCCTTTTGAATTTCTACTCGAAGTGTGGGGATTTAAGTCACGCTCGTCAGTTGTTCGATCAAACACCACAGAAGAATGTCGTTACATGGACTTCCATGATTACGGCATACGTGCATCGTGGGTCCTTCGAAAGGGCACTCCATTTGTTTGTAGAAATGATACACTCGGGCGAGAACCCAAACCAGTTCACCCTTTCGGTAGTGATTCGGGCGTGTACCGCTCTCAGTTATATTGAATTGGGTCTGCAGATTCATGGCTTAGTCATCCATCTTGGCCTGGAAAAAGATGAATTCGCTGGGAGTTCTCTCGTTGACATGTACTTCAAATTTGGTGGATGTTTAGATGATGCTTGCCGAATCTTTGATGGCTTGTTTCGAAGAGATACAGTTACATGGAACGTCATGATTTCCGGTTTCGCTCAGATTCATGATTCCATTGAAGTTTGTAGATTGTTTTCAGAAATGCAGGTTATTGATGGGTTGAAGCCTAATGATTTTACATTTACAAGTTTGCTCAAGTGCTGTTGTTGTCTTAGAGAGGTCGAGCAAATCCATGGCCTTGTTCTCAAATTCGGAAATGAATCTGATGTTGTTGTGGGTAGTGCATTAGTTGATCTGTATGGGAAGTGTGGCAATATGGGTTCAGGCAGAAAAGTTCTTGATTCAATGGCTGGGAAAGATGGTTTTGTTTGGAGTTCAGTTATATCTGGTTATGCAAGAAATGACTGTGGGGAGGAAGCAGTGGTTTTGTTCCGAGATATGTGTAGGAAAGGCTTGAAGCCTGATCAGCATGCCTTGTCGAGTGCTTTAAAGGCGTGCGTTGAGATCAGAGGAATAGAAACAGGAATGCAAATCCATACCCAGATGATAAAAAATGGCTACCATGCAGATTGTTTTGTTTCAAGTGTTCTTTTAAATCTTTATACTGATTTTAATTATATGGATGAGGCTGAAAAGGTTTTCAGAAGCATTTCTGACAGAGACCTTGTTGCTTGGAATTCTATGATCATGGGTTACGCTTTCGTGCCAGAGGGATCCACTGCCTGCATCAAACTCTACCGGGAACTTCGGCAAACTTTCACATTGAAACCCGACGAAGCCACTGTAATTGCGATTCTAAAATCTTGTCGAAGTCAAACAGATTTAGACTTGGGACTTCAGATCCATGCGGATATTGTGAAGTTCAACCTCAGTTGTGCGACTCTTGTAGGAAATGGGGTTATCAACATGTATTCTAAGTGCATGGCAGTTGATGATGCTCGGAAAGCCTTCGACACCATGATTCACAAGGATGAAGCCACATGGAATTCCATAATTGGAAGCTATGTTCAGAATGGGATCCAATTGGAAGCTCTTAAGCTTTGCAAGGAGATGTTAGCTGTTGGTATGTCTTTAAGCTGCTTCAGTCTCCCGTTGTGCATCACTGCTTCCTCAGCCTTGGCAGTCATGGATTTGGGAAAACAGTTCCATTCATCTGTTATCAAATTTGGTTTTGATAGAGATGTCTATGTTGGGAGCTCTATAATAGACATGTATGCTAAATGTGGTAACATAGAGGACTCCATCAAAGTCTTTCACGAACTACATGACCTAAATGTAGTAATTTTCAATGCTCTCATATCAGGGTTTGCACAGCATGGAAGAGCCTTGGAGGCAATTGAGGTATTCAAATATATGGAGAAGATGAACATAATCCCAAACAAAATCACCTTCTTAGCTGTTTTATCAGCTTGTAGCCATGTGGGTCTCGTTGAGGAGAGCATATTAATCTTCAATTTGATGTGTCAGAGTTACGGAATTGAGCCAGAACCTGAACATTATTCTTGCTTGGTTGATGCATTTGGTCGTGCTGGCAGGCTTGAGGAAGCAAGCCAATTACTACAAAACTCCATTGGTGTTTCAGCATGGAGAACACTTCTAAGTGCTTGTAGGAATCACGGGAACTTACTGATTGGAGAGAAATCAGCAAGAAAGGTCATGGAATTGGAGCCCGATGATCATGCTTCGTATGTTCTTCTCTCAAATGTGTATTCTGAGGCTGGAAGATGGGAAGAAGCTATGGTTTTGAGGCAGAAAATGGCAAATATTGGAGTCCAGAAGGATCCAGGAAACAGCTGGTTGATAATCAGAGATCAAGTTAATTGA
- the LOC122664558 gene encoding ribosomal RNA small subunit methyltransferase NEP1 isoform X2 has translation MVRPYKVKGFKRKKREEEEYYEEKEVKEEENEREKTAAEVEEAEGEEEEDERRAEEAVDELPGIPVVPSNANAGAGVIIILERASLEVAKVGKTYQLLNSDDHVNFLLKHGKDPKNYRPDIAFQAILMILDSRLNKAGRLKALYVKTEKGVLFEIKPYVRMPRTFKRFSGLILQLLQKLTVNASGKRDKLLRVIKNPVTQYLPLNSRRIGLSHSAERMVKIQDYVNAANNDVNLVFVFQATS, from the exons atGGTGAGGCCTTACAAGGTGAAAGGGTTTAAgcggaagaagagagaagaagaagaatactaCGAAGAGAAAGAAgtgaaagaggaggagaatgaACGGGAGAAAACAGCAGCAGAGGTAGAGGaggcagaaggagaagaggaagaagacgagaggAGAGCAGAGGAGGCCGTGGATGAACTTCCTGGGATTCCAGTAGTGCCCTCCAATGCAAACGCTGGGGCTGGGGTTATAATCATTCTAGAGAGGGCTTCTTTAGAAGTCGCGAAAGTGGGAAAG ACTTACCAACTTCTAAATTCGGACGATCACGTCAACTTTTTGCTGAAACATGGGAAGGATCCTAAAAATTACAGGCCTGACATTGCTTTCCAG GCTATCCTTATGATTTTGGATAGCCGACTCAACAAGGCTGGAAGACTAAAAGCCCTCTATGTGAAGACCGAGAAGGGAGTGCTTTTTGAAATTAAACCCTATGTTCGTATGCCAAGGACATTTAAGCGGTTTTCTGGCTTAATTT TGCAACTACTGCAAAAGCTCACTGTAAATGCTAGCGGTAAGCGTGATAAACTTTTGCGTGTGATTAAGAATCCTGTAACACAATATTTACCTCTCAACTCTCGCAGAATAG GACTCTCACACAGCGCAGAAAGGATGGTTAAGATCCAGGACTATGTTAATGCTGCCAACAATGATGTTAACCTCGTTTTTGTG TTTCAGGCTACCAGTTGA
- the LOC122664558 gene encoding ribosomal RNA small subunit methyltransferase NEP1 isoform X1 — MVRPYKVKGFKRKKREEEEYYEEKEVKEEENEREKTAAEVEEAEGEEEEDERRAEEAVDELPGIPVVPSNANAGAGVIIILERASLEVAKVGKTYQLLNSDDHVNFLLKHGKDPKNYRPDIAFQAILMILDSRLNKAGRLKALYVKTEKGVLFEIKPYVRMPRTFKRFSGLILQLLQKLTVNASGKRDKLLRVIKNPVTQYLPLNSRRIGLSHSAERMVKIQDYVNAANNDVNLVFVVGAMAHGKINTEYTDDFISVSGYQLSAAYCLGMICNALEQKWNIL; from the exons atGGTGAGGCCTTACAAGGTGAAAGGGTTTAAgcggaagaagagagaagaagaagaatactaCGAAGAGAAAGAAgtgaaagaggaggagaatgaACGGGAGAAAACAGCAGCAGAGGTAGAGGaggcagaaggagaagaggaagaagacgagaggAGAGCAGAGGAGGCCGTGGATGAACTTCCTGGGATTCCAGTAGTGCCCTCCAATGCAAACGCTGGGGCTGGGGTTATAATCATTCTAGAGAGGGCTTCTTTAGAAGTCGCGAAAGTGGGAAAG ACTTACCAACTTCTAAATTCGGACGATCACGTCAACTTTTTGCTGAAACATGGGAAGGATCCTAAAAATTACAGGCCTGACATTGCTTTCCAG GCTATCCTTATGATTTTGGATAGCCGACTCAACAAGGCTGGAAGACTAAAAGCCCTCTATGTGAAGACCGAGAAGGGAGTGCTTTTTGAAATTAAACCCTATGTTCGTATGCCAAGGACATTTAAGCGGTTTTCTGGCTTAATTT TGCAACTACTGCAAAAGCTCACTGTAAATGCTAGCGGTAAGCGTGATAAACTTTTGCGTGTGATTAAGAATCCTGTAACACAATATTTACCTCTCAACTCTCGCAGAATAG GACTCTCACACAGCGCAGAAAGGATGGTTAAGATCCAGGACTATGTTAATGCTGCCAACAATGATGTTAACCTCGTTTTTGTG GTTGGTGCAATGGCCCATGGGAAAATTAATACTGAGTATACTGATGATTTTATATCAG TTTCAGGCTACCAGTTGAGTGCTGCATATTGTTTAGGGATGATCTGCAATGCTTTGGAGCAGAAATGGAACATCTTGTAA